The Anopheles gambiae chromosome 2, idAnoGambNW_F1_1, whole genome shotgun sequence genomic sequence AGAGGGAACATAAAAAGGGATAGAGGAGATCAAAGCCGAAACATCAGTGATATACAGCATAAGTGGGGCAATCAAGGAGGCCCGAATCATGGAACAACGGTCTTCAAGTGTCTCAAAACCCTACATGCCTACAAAAGCCTAATGCAATAAGACTTTTTATTATGATTTCTGGACTAGATTTCtaccattgttttttttctccagcaGATCAATTTTCCTGCTCTATGCTGAGCTCCAGCCTCAGATTATAAAAGTGTATATTTTTCATAGTCCATTCTATCGCACAATGTACTAACACAAGATTACGAATATACATTAATAGCGCTAAGTATATAGTCCAAAGTGTAAGATTCATTTGAACGACCCTATTGAGACAATGGCGGTCTTTACTGTCAATTATTAAGGTAATTAGtagcacttttcgcacactagTACTTCAAATCACACATGAAGTAGCTTTTTTATTCACGACCCAACACCTTGATTATCATTCATTCAAGATAATGTTCCTTGATGTAGGAAGCGCGTTAGCTCGCTATGCATAAGCTTCTTGAACTCTGGGTTGTTGAAAGCAGGATTTTCAAGCTCTCCCTTCAAGTATGCCTCTATATCAATCGCTGTTTGATCCATGTACCGAAACGAACTGAACATTGCGTAGTGGAATAtctctgaaaaaaaaattatacaaaaaccCACGCAGGcaaaatcaatacaaacaaaacgataCTTTTAGACAAAATACTAACAATGAATAAAAAACGGTACAGCAACATACCTAGTCCAGCATATCGTAGAAGCTCTATCTGCAGATCCAGCAAGGACGGTATTTTACCCGCATATCCTAGCCGCTTCAGTAAATCACTGTACTGTTGATAATACATATAGATCAACTCAGACCGATGTTTGTCCTTCACCTCTTGAGTCTGTATCATATCCAGTAGATAGTACAAATCAACCGCTGGACTGGTCCAGCAACAGATCTGATAATCAAGCAGTATCGTATTGGTGTGTCGTCCTTCAACATCGACTTGATGCAGCATGTTTTTACTATGAAAATCTCCATGTATCAACACGTTTTGGATTGTTTTCGAAGGGATATATAATGCAGTGAagaaattatgcaaattttcCTGGAAACGACCTAACGGCCTTGCAAAATGTGCAAACTCTGAACACGTCTGTGTGAGGTGCATCAGATCCCCAAAGCCCTTCGTGATCATACCTTTGAAGCCCATAAATTTCTCTGCGATTGAGTAATTATGCCTGGCCACAAATGTAGAATCCTACACATAATAATAGATGTTTAGACATGTAAAACAGTAAAACATGTTTAGATTCATTCAAACACTATTATTACTTACAGCGCTTTCCAACATCACGGACGCAGCGTGAAACATAGCAATATCCTTTACTATTGGCTTCATATCGTCTAACGTGCTGATGAAATCGCTCATAACCCATCCCTGGTCACTTATATCTTCCAAAATCAGGATCGTGCGAGGCTTCAACGCACCGTAAATGTATCTAAAATGAAATCATATGCTCATTTCATATGTTCACTACACTTTTAACAAACTTTAACACATACCGAGGATATTTGTACTCTTCTCCTATCTCTTTTAACATTCTTGTCATCTCCGGAAGAACCTTGctgtacatttcaatttctATCGCAAATAATCTATCGTCATCCAAAAGCTCCTTCTTTAATCCGTCAGCTTCAGGCTTCGTTTTCATGATGATATTGACCGACTGCTCTTCACTTGAACGCTGGGATCGATACGTGACGGTCGTGCGGAACATGACACTAGCGTAATGGTCCCCTTTATTGGTGCCCGGACGTAAAACACATGACTTGATTAACTCGATCGTTGGATCGTTATTTGATTCACGCATCACATCACGGAAGAACTCATCGTTCAACCAACCCGGAGCCTCAAGCTCGTCTTGATTGTACGCCATGCTGATAGCCCACTTCAAATGTTAACTAAGTATGCACAGCTCTACACGGTATTGCGATACGATCGTAGTAACAGCGTCAACGAGACTATCTTCTAGTAATGAACATCTTATCTTTAAATAGAATTGTGCCTTCTACAGTTTTTATCTGTTCTTTTGCTCTAGTGTGCGAAAACTTATACATCATAGCAGTAGGTATGTTTGCTAATCCACTCGAAGAATACGCCTTGTCATTCGATTCTATCAAACACTattcgctgtttttttttaaccattcCCCATTTAGTATCTCTTGGCTAACATCTCCTGACGAAGGAATGATTTTTTATAGTCTCTGTTGTTCAGTACCGGGTAATTGTATTAAATAttacccaaatagccaaaattgcttaagcagctcattttggcacgctaaagatcgctgctctaattcgccttttgcagtagataaacagcatcaaagttctatgtgggtctttcaaacagcgcctaagcagcttcatTATGCTacggtgccagggattatttttctttgtgttttattttcaagcaaggcgtcatcaatgaaataaacaacacgatttgtgttttgttatgtgcatgtttattttaaaactccaAAAGCTCTTTAATTTCACATAATTTTACATAGTTTACTaaaaaatcacaatcacttcactcaatattccttcttcaattaacttatcttacttgtacagcagcaatgagatgattgacggcgtctgtctttgacactttgacaagacccaccttTTACCGAtgtaatgcattaaaaagctataaagttccatcaagttcggtacacattcttaacaagccttaaagttctatcatgaaccctaAACATAGTGCTAAtaagccgcaaagttccaaagagtaccggGTGCTAGTTAAAAAGCTTTATGGTTCCACCAAGTACTGTtttatctcttaatcagccacaaagtacgacatcggccCGATTTTTCGTaaaacagccccaaatcagctataaagtacgagctggctatttgggtaagTACTGCTGCAAAAGCAATTGCTCCTTTTTGGAAAGCTATTTTTTAAGCGTGTTGAAAACGATACAAAATCTTAATTTAAGCAATCGGCATGCCTTCGGCAGCGAAGGCAAAGACCGGCTATCGCACCCGTTctttggctagaacagt encodes the following:
- the LOC3290900 gene encoding uncharacterized protein LOC3290900 translates to MAYNQDELEAPGWLNDEFFRDVMRESNNDPTIELIKSCVLRPGTNKGDHYASVMFRTTVTYRSQRSSEEQSVNIIMKTKPEADGLKKELLDDDRLFAIEIEMYSKVLPEMTRMLKEIGEEYKYPRYIYGALKPRTILILEDISDQGWVMSDFISTLDDMKPIVKDIAMFHAASVMLESADSTFVARHNYSIAEKFMGFKGMITKGFGDLMHLTQTCSEFAHFARPLGRFQENLHNFFTALYIPSKTIQNVLIHGDFHSKNMLHQVDVEGRHTNTILLDYQICCWTSPAVDLYYLLDMIQTQEVKDKHRSELIYMYYQQYSDLLKRLGYAGKIPSLLDLQIELLRYAGLEIFHYAMFSSFRYMDQTAIDIEAYLKGELENPAFNNPEFKKLMHSELTRFLHQGTLS